Proteins found in one Salvia splendens isolate huo1 chromosome 10, SspV2, whole genome shotgun sequence genomic segment:
- the LOC121751723 gene encoding glycosyl hydrolase 5 family protein-like, giving the protein MNHHAILMVFCLLQVVSFSKSAPLSTNSRWIVDSASGKRVKLACVNWPSHLEPMIAEGLDKKPIDDIIQKIGENGFNCVRFTWPTYMFTRPDYGNLRVSESLDIYNLTAAKDGIAKNNPQILRMTVVELHKAVVGELGKKKLMVVLDNHVSRPTWCCAGNDGNGFFGDAYFDPKEWLQGLAAVATAYKGFPQVVGMSLRNELRGGRQNEPDWYKYMQEGANTIHAQNPDLLVIVSGLYTATNLGYLRSKAFQVNFANKLVFEAHWYTFGIPDKAWTDQTNNLCATVTKRARDNYLFLTSAKNSFPVFISEFGIDERGGSVAGNRYITCFLAAVADFDVDWALWTLQGSYILRQGKVNLDESYGILDINWDRLRNPGFVSRLQLVQQINQDFTSEKPTYYKMFHPLSGQCVQIVKDEIVLANCNHASRWDQHQDDSPIKLEGAAGCLGLVRDGAAPRVSEDCSSKWKIVSSSGLHLAAQDGKGEYLCLEMNASDSRIVTKKCLCVGNDLSNLRTCADNPQSQWFKFVPANV; this is encoded by the exons ATGAATCACCACGCCATTCTAATGGTTTTTTGTCTTCTTCAAGTCGTTTCCTTCTCCAAATCCGCGCCGTTGTCAACGAACTCCCGATGGATAGTCGACAGCGCGAGCGGGAAGCGCGTGAAGCTGGCGTGCGTGAACTGGCCTTCGCACTTGGAGCCGATGATTGCAGAGGGCTTAGACAAGAAACCGATCGACGATATAATACAAAAGATAGGTGAAAATGGGTTCAACTGCGTTAGGTTTACGTGGCCGACGTATATGTTCACGAGGCCGGATTACGGCAACCTTAGGGTTTCTGAATCCTTGGATATATACAACCTTACGGCCGCGAAAGACGGGATTGCCAAAAACAATCCTCAGATCCTGAGAATGACGGTGGTGGAGCTTCACAAGGCGGTGGTTGGTGAGCTCGGGAAGAAGAAGTTGATGGTGGTGCTCGATAACCACGTTAGCCGGCCGACGTGGTGCTGTGCCGGAAACGATGGGAATGGGTTTTTTGGGGATGCTTACTTTGACCCTAAGGAGTGGTTGCAAGGCCTAGCTGCGGTGGCCACAGCATATAAGGGCTTTCCTCAG GTTGTGGGCATGAGCTTGAGAAACGAGCTACGAGGCGGCCGACAGAACGAGCCGGACTGGTACAAGTATATGCAAGAAGGAGCCAACACAATCCACGCACAAAACCCTGATTTGCTAGTCATCGTCTCCGGTCTATACACGGCCACCAACCTCGGGTATCTCAGGTCGAAGGCATTCCAAGTTAACTTCGCCAACAAATTAGTGTTCGAGGCACACTGGTACACATTCGGCATCCCTGACAAAGCCTGGACTGACCAAACCAACAATCTATGTGCAACTGTCACCAAAAGGGCACGAGACAATTACCTCTTCTTGACTAGTGCCAAAAACTCTTTTCCTGTTTTTATTAGTGAATTTGGGATTGATGAGAGAGGTGGGAGTGTTGCCGGCAACAGATACATAACTTGTTTCTTGGCTGCTGTGGCTGACTTCGATGTCGACTGGGCTTTGTGGACTTTGCAAGGAAGCTACATACTTAGGCAGGGCAAAGTTAATCTTGATGAATCTTATGGGATTCTTGATATTAATTGGGATCGTCTGAGGAACCCTGGTTTTGTTAGCAGGTTGCAACTTGTTCAACAGATCAATCAAG ATTTCACATCAGAGAAACCAACATATTACAAAATGTTTCATCCTTTAAGTGGGCAATGTGTGCAAATTGTGAAGGATGAGATAGTTCTAGCTAACTGCAACCATGCAAGCCGGTGGGATCAACACCAAGATGACAGCCCTATAAAGTTGGAGGGGGCTGCAGGGTGCCTCGGTCTGGTCAGAGACGGGGCAGCGCCTCGTGTATCGGAGGACTGTTCCAGCAAGTGGAAGATTGTGTCAAGCTCAGGTCTTCATTTGGCGGCCCAAGATGGGAAAGGGGAATATTTGTGCTTGGAAATGAATGCTTCGGATTCTAGGATTGTGACAAAGAAATGTTTGTGTGTTGGAAATGATCTTAGTAATTTACGCACATGTGCTGACAATCCTCAGTCACAATGGTTTAAATTTGTACCAGCAAATGTTTGA
- the LOC121751724 gene encoding glycosyl hydrolase 5 family protein-like, whose product MALFLVQINSAPLSTNSRWIVDSASGKRVKLACVNWPSHLEPMIAEGLDKKPIDDIIQKISGSGFNCVRFTWATYMFTRPDYGNLRVSESLDKYNLSAARAGIAKNNPQILSMTVVELHKAVVGELGKKKLMVVLDNHVSRPMWCCAGNDGNSFFGDAYFDPEEWLQGLAAVATAYKAFPQVVGLSLRNELRGGRENEPDWYKYMQEGANTVHEQNPNLLVIISGLYTATNLGYLKSKAFEVNLANKLVFEAHWYTFGIPDKAWTDQTNNLCATVTKRAQDNYLFLTSAKISFPLFLSEFGIDERGLSIADNRYITCFLAAVAEFDVDWALWSLQGSYILREGKVNLDESYGILDFDWDRLRNPGFVSRLRIVQQINQDFTSKIPTYYKMFHPLSGQCVQIVSNEMALANCKYASRWNQHRDDSPLKLEGAAGCLSVAGDGVSPRVSEDCSSKWKIVSSSALHLAAQDGKGEYLCLEVNASDSSVVAKKCLCVGNDLSNLRTCADNPQSQWFKLVPTNV is encoded by the exons ATGGCTCTTTTCCTTGTTCAAATAAATTCGGCGCCGCTGTCGACCAACTCCCGATGGATAGTCGACAGCGCGAGCGGGAAGCGCGTGAAGCTGGCGTGCGTGAACTGGCCTTCGCACTTGGAGCCGATGATCGCAGAGGGCTTAGACAAGAAGCCAATCGACGATATAATACAAAAGATAAGTGGAAGCGGGTTTAACTGCGTTAGATTTACGTGGGCGACGTATATGTTCACGAGGCCGGACTACGGCAACCTTAGGGTTTCTGAATCGTTGGATAAATACAACCTTTCGGCCGCGAGAGCCGGGATTGCCAAAAACAATCCTCAGATCCTAAGCATGACGGTGGTGGAGCTTCACAAGGCGGTGGTTGGTGAGCTCGGGAAGAAGAAGTTGATGGTGGTGCTCGATAACCACGTCAGCCGGCCGATGTGGTGCTGCGCCGGCAACGATGGGAATAGCTTTTTTGGGGATGCTTACTTTGACCCCGAAGAGTGGTTGCAAGGCTTAGCTGCAGTCGCCACAGCATACAAGGCTTTTCCTCAG GTTGTGGGCTTGAGCTTGAGAAACGAGCTACGAGGCGGCCGAGAGAACGAGCCGGACTGGTACAAGTATATGCAAGAAGGAGCCAACACAGTCCACGAACAAAATCCTAATTTGCTAGTCATCATCTCAGGTCTATACACGGCCACCAACCTCGGGTATCTCAAATCTAAGGCATTCGAAGTTAACTTGGCCAACAAATTAGTGTTCGAGGCACACTGGTACACATTCGGCATCCCTGACAAAGCCTGGACTGACCAAACCAACAATCTATGTGCCACTGTCACCAAAAGGGCACAAGACAATTACCTTTTCTTGACTAGTGCCAAAATCTCTTTTCCTCTTTTTCTAAGTGAATTTGGGATTGATGAGAGAGGTCTGAGTATTGCAGACAACAGATACATAACTTGTTTCTTGGCTGCCGTGGCTGAGTTTGATGTGGACTGGGCTTTGTGGAGTTTGCAAGGGAGCTATATACTTAGGGAGGGCAAAGTTAATCTTGATGAATCTTATGGGATTCTTGATTTTGATTGGGATCGTCTCAGAAACCCTGGCTTTGTTAGCAGGTTGCGAATTGTTCAACAGATCAATCAAG ATTTCACATCAAAGATACCAACATATTACAAAATGTTCCATCCTTTAAGTGGGCAATGTGTGCAAATTGTGAGTAATGAGATGGCACTAGCTAACTGCAAATATGCAAGCCGATGGAATCAACACCGAGATGATAGCCCCTTAAAGTTGGAGGGCGCTGCAGGGTGCCTTAGTGTGGCCGGGGATGGAGTGTCGCCTCGTGTTTCGGAGGATTGTTCGAGCAAGTGGAAGATTGTGTCAAGCTCAGCTCTTCATTTGGCAGCTCAAGATGGGAAAGGGGAATATTTGTGCTTGGAAGTGAATGCTTCGGATTCTAGTGTTGTGGCAAAGAAATGTTTGTGTGTTGGAAATGATCTTAGTAATTTACGCACATGTGCTGACAATCCTCAATCACAATGGTTTAAACTTGTTCCAACAAATGTATGA
- the LOC121753099 gene encoding 50S ribosomal protein L25-like: MLIRRAAPLSAAAIHHLRRFSTAALLQEVEAPPIFTYLDGFPRPDPKHDETILAIPRDASGKSISAKERKAGRVPSIVFDAEDGQHGGNKRIISVQSNQVKKLVNHLGQSFFLSRLFDLEVRPEFGSGEVVEKVRVLPRKLHLHPSSDVVLNVTFIRAPSSAWLKVDVPLVFRGDDVSPGLKKGSSLNIIKRTVKYLCPADIVPPFIDVDLSELDVGQKIVAGNLNVHPALKLLRSKDEAVVKIMGARVSDQRKSK; this comes from the exons ATGCTGATTCGCCGAGCAGCACCTCTGAGCGCCGCCGCAATCCATCATCTCCGGCGCTTCTCTACTGCCGCGCTCCTACAGGAAGTGGAGGCTCCTCCTATATTCACCTACCTGGATGGATTCCCCCGGCCCGACCCCAAGCACGACGAGACGATCCTTGCAATCCCTCGCGATGCCTCCGGCAAGAGCATCTCCGCCAAGGAGAGGAAGGCCGGCCGCGTTCCGAGCATCGTCTTCGATGCGGAGGACGGCCAGCACGGCGGCAACAAGCGCATCATTTCAGTTCAGAGTAATCAGGTTAAGAAGCTCGTGAATCATTTAGGGCAGTCGTTTTTCCTCTCCAGGCTCTTTGATCTGGAGGTCCGGCCGGAGTTCGGGTCCGGTGAGGTTGTCGAGAAAGTGCGCGTTCTGCCTCGGAAG CTCCATCTTCATCCGAGCTCAGATGTTGTGCTTAATGTTACATTCATAAGAGCTCCATCTAGTGCTTGGTTAAAGGTTGATGTTCCTCTAGTATTTAGAGGAGATGATGTTTCCCCCGGGCTGAAGAAGG GGTCATCTCTAAACATTATCAAGAGAACTGTTAAGTATCTCTGCCCTGCTGATATAGTCCCTCCCTTCATCGACGTTGATTTAAGTGAGCTCGATGTAGGCCAGAAGATCGTTGCTGGTAACCTTAACGTTCATCCTGCTCTCAAGTTGCTAAGATCGAAGGATGAAGCTGTTGTCAAGATAATGGGTGCCAGGGTCTCCGACCAAAGAAAATCCAAGTAA